One genomic window of Quercus robur chromosome 6, dhQueRobu3.1, whole genome shotgun sequence includes the following:
- the LOC126688807 gene encoding probable sugar phosphate/phosphate translocator At3g17430: MINKTLVLTYLYLLIYILLSSGVILYNKWVLSPKYFNFPLPITLTMIHMGFSGAVAFLLVRVFKVVTPVKMSFEIYATCVIPISAFFASSLWFGNTAYLHISVAFIQMLKALMPVATFVMAVVCGTDKPRCDVFLNMLLVSVGVVISSYGEIHFNVVGTLYQVTGIFAEALRLVLTQVLLQKKGLTLNPITSLYYIAPCSFVFLFVPWYLLEKPEMQVSQIQFNLWIFFSNALCALALNFSIFLVIGRTGAVTIRVAGVLKDWILIALSTVIFPESTITGLNIIGYAIALCGVVMYNYIKVKDVRASQQPAESLPERITKDWKLEKKSSDIFVPNNSSDSRGGSGGNGAASDLNVDIEAPLLSTSRLSHIGRTHLIRDP, from the exons ATGATTAACAAAACGCTTGTGCTCACTTACCTTTACCTGCTAATCTACATTTTGCTTTCTTCTGGGGTCATTTTGTACAACAAg TGGGTTCTGTCTCCTAAATACTTCAACTTTCCGCTCCCTATAACGCTTACAATGATTCACATGGGGTTTTCTGGAGCTGTCGCGTTTTTGCTTGTTCGGGTTTTCAAG GTTGTAACTCCTGTGAAAATGTCATTTGAAAT ATATGCAACATGTGTTATACCAATAAGTGCCTTCTTTGCATCAAGTCTTTG GTTTGGTAACACAGCTTACTTGCACATCTCTGTGGCCTTCATTCAGATGCTGAAAGCCTTAA TGCCTGTGGCAACATTTGTCATGGCTGTTGTGTGTGGCACTGACAAACCAAGGTGTGACGTATTCTTGAACATGTTGCTGGTCAGTGTTGGAGTTGTCATTTCCTCATATGGGGAGATTCATTTTAATGTAGTTGGTACACTTTACCAGGTTACGGGCATCTTTGCAGAAGCTCTCCGTCTTGTCTTAACACAAGTCCTTCTACAAAAGAAGGGCTTGACACTAAATCCCATCACTAGCTTATACTACATAGCTCCATGCAG ttttgtttttctgtttgtGCCTTGGTATTTACTGGAAAAGCCTGAGATGCAAGTTTCACAGATTCAGTTCAACTTATGGATCTTTTTCTCCAATGCTCTTTGCGCGTTGGCCCTGAACTTCTCCATTTTCTTAGTAATCGGTAGAACAGGAGCAGTTACCATCCGGGTTGCTGGCGTTCTGAAAGACTGGATATTGATAGCCCTTTCAACTGTCATATTTCCGGAGTCCACAATAACAGGGCTGAATATAATTGGCTATGCAATTG CACTATGCGGTGTTGTCATGTACAATTACATAAAGGTCAAGGATGTTCGAGCATCTCAACAACCTGCTGAAAGTCTTCCTGAAAGAATTACAAAG GATTGGAAGTTGGAGAAGAAGTCATCTGACATTTTTGTGCCGAATAATAGCAGTGATAGCAGGGGAGGCAGTGGAGGAAATGGTGCTGCATCCGATTTGAATGTTGATATAGAAGCACCTCTACTTTCAACGTCAAGGTTATCTCATATTGGACGTACGCATCTCATTCGTGATccataa
- the LOC126688806 gene encoding novel plant SNARE 13: protein MAADLPMSPQLEQIHGEIRDNFRALANGFQRLDKIKDSNRQSKQLEELTVKMRECKRLIKEFDRELKDEEGRNPPEVNKQLNDEKQSMIKELNSYVALRKTYMSTLGNKKVELFDMGAGVSEPTADDNFQVASAMSNQELVNAGMKTMDETDQTIERTKKVVEQTIEVGTETAVQLKGQTDQMGRIVNELDTINFSIKKASQLVKEIGRQVATDKCIMLFLLLIVCGVIAIIVVKIVNPNNKNIRDIGLAPPAPTRRLLYLREAEYFN, encoded by the exons ATGGCGGCCGACTTGCCGATGAGCCCTCAGTTGGAGCAGATCCACGGTGAAATCCGCGATAATTTCCGTGCCTTAGC AAATGGCTTCCAGAGACTGGATAAGATCAAAGACTCCAATAGACAAAGTAAACAACTGGAGGAACTTACAGTAAAGATGAGGGAGTGTAAAAG ATTAATCAAGGAGTTTGATCGTGAACTTAAAGATGAGGAAGGCAGAAATCCTCCTGAGGTTAATAAGCAACTCAATGATGAGAAGCAATCTATG ATCAAAGAGCTGAATTCATATGTGGCATTGAGAAAAAC GTATATGAGTACCCTTGGTAATAAGAAAGTGGAGCTCTTTGATATGGGAGCAGGAGTTAGTGAACCTACAGCTGATGACAATTTTCAAGTAGCATCAG CAATGTCAAATCAAGAACTTGTCAATGCTGGAATGAAGACAATGGATGAGACCGATCAGACCATTGAACGCACTAAAAAG GTTGTTGAACAAACAATTGAAGTGGGAACTGAAACTGCTGTTCAATTAAAGGGTCAA ACTGATCAAATGGGCCGTATTGTTAATGAGCTGGATACAATTAACTTCTCAATTAAGAAGGCCTCCCAGCTTGTGAAGGAGATTGGTAGGCAG gTGGCTACAGATAAGTGCATCATGCTTTTTCTATTACTTATTGTCTGTGGTGTAATAGCCATTATTGTTGTCAAG ATTGTGAAccccaataacaaaaacatCAGGGACATAGGATTGGCGCCTCCAGCTCCAACAAGGAGGCTTTTATATCTGAGGGAAGCAGAATACTTCAATTAG